The Azospirillum baldaniorum genome contains a region encoding:
- a CDS encoding alpha/beta hydrolase: MPEVMINGPAGRLEGRYTHGTIPNAPMALLLHPHPHHNGTMNNKVVFTLFQSFTKRGYSALRFNFRGVGRSQGTYDKGEGELADAAAALDWLQTHNPNAPVCWIAGVSFGAWIGMQLLMRRPEIDGFVSVSPPANLFDFSFLAPCPSSGLIIHGDKDELVPGAAVNKLVTKLSHQKDIRIDHRVVPGANHFFANRSDDLAVQVDDYLDRAMGNPVAAVAE; this comes from the coding sequence ATGCCTGAAGTGATGATCAACGGTCCGGCCGGACGGCTGGAAGGGCGCTACACACACGGCACGATCCCCAACGCGCCGATGGCCTTGCTGCTGCATCCGCACCCGCATCACAACGGGACCATGAACAACAAGGTGGTCTTCACCCTGTTCCAGTCCTTCACGAAGCGCGGCTACTCGGCCCTGCGCTTCAATTTCCGCGGGGTCGGCCGCAGCCAGGGCACCTACGACAAGGGCGAGGGCGAGCTGGCCGATGCGGCGGCGGCGCTGGACTGGCTGCAGACCCACAACCCCAACGCCCCGGTCTGCTGGATCGCCGGGGTCTCCTTCGGGGCGTGGATCGGCATGCAGCTTCTGATGCGCCGCCCGGAGATCGACGGCTTCGTGTCCGTCTCCCCGCCGGCCAACCTGTTCGACTTCTCCTTCCTGGCGCCCTGCCCCTCCTCCGGCCTGATCATCCACGGCGACAAGGACGAGCTGGTTCCGGGGGCGGCGGTGAACAAGCTGGTGACCAAGCTGTCGCACCAGAAGGACATCCGCATCGACCACCGCGTCGTGCCCGGCGCCAACCATTTCTTCGCCAACCGCAGCGACGATCTGGCGGTGCAGGTGGACGACTATCTGGACCGTGCGATGGGCAACCCGGTCGCCGCCGTGGCGGAGTGA
- the epsC gene encoding serine O-acetyltransferase EpsC produces MFKHLREEIDGIMARDPAARSRAEVALCYPGFHAIVLHRVARYCWDRRWHLMARAVSQIARALTGIEIHPGATIGRRFFIDHGMGVVIGETAEIGDDVMLYHGVTLGGTSLNQGKRHPTLESGVIVGAGAKVLGAITIGRGARVGANAVVVADVAPGIAVVGIPAKAVVTRDRVETQKFMPYGTPCGDIPDPVARALNGLLDQVSTLRRRVEELESERGDAHNSSVYETSGVPNGSARPDNGVRQPVSVDGGPAASC; encoded by the coding sequence GTGTTCAAGCATCTTCGCGAAGAGATCGACGGTATCATGGCCCGCGACCCGGCCGCGCGGTCACGGGCCGAGGTCGCGTTGTGCTATCCGGGCTTCCATGCCATCGTCCTGCACCGCGTCGCGCGCTATTGCTGGGATCGCCGCTGGCACCTGATGGCGCGCGCCGTCTCGCAGATCGCCCGCGCGCTGACCGGGATCGAGATCCATCCGGGGGCGACCATCGGGCGCCGCTTCTTCATCGACCACGGCATGGGCGTCGTCATCGGCGAGACCGCCGAGATCGGCGACGACGTGATGCTCTATCATGGGGTTACGCTGGGCGGCACCTCGCTGAACCAGGGCAAGCGCCATCCCACGCTGGAAAGCGGCGTGATCGTCGGCGCTGGGGCCAAGGTGCTGGGCGCCATCACCATCGGGCGCGGAGCCCGCGTCGGCGCCAACGCCGTCGTGGTGGCGGATGTGGCGCCGGGCATCGCGGTGGTCGGCATCCCGGCCAAGGCGGTGGTGACGCGCGACCGCGTCGAGACGCAGAAGTTCATGCCCTACGGCACGCCCTGTGGCGACATCCCCGATCCGGTGGCGCGCGCGCTGAACGGCCTGCTCGATCAGGTATCGACCCTGCGCCGGCGCGTCGAGGAACTGGAATCGGAGCGCGGGGACGCGCATAATTCATCCGTATACGAAACATCGGGCGTTCCCAACGGGAGCGCCCGGCCCGACAATGGGGTGCGCCAGCCGGTGTCCGTCGACGGCGGTCCGGCGGCGTCCTGTTGA
- a CDS encoding cysteine desulfurase family protein, giving the protein MTRVYLDHNASAPLKPAVKTAMIQAMDLAGNPSSVHGFGRTVRRAVEEARAQVAALAGVRPAQVFFTGSGTEANNLALRGFPGRTVVTSAIEHDSVLEAVPGAARVPVDRDGVADMAALDRRLADADGPVLVSLMLANNETGVIQPVAEAARLAHARGALVHCDAVQAAGRLPLDLATLGADLLTLSAHKIGGPAGVGALILADGLEPEALIRGGGQEKRRRAGTENVVGIAGFGAAARLAREELPDSARLTALRDALEASALAAVPAARVMGAGAARVGNTSNLLLPGVAGETQVMALDLAGVAVSAGSACSSGKVKPSHVLAAMGESAGDAACAIRISLGWDSDGAAVERFSAAYAAMAARLARAPAA; this is encoded by the coding sequence ATGACCCGCGTCTATCTCGACCACAACGCCTCGGCGCCTCTGAAGCCGGCGGTGAAGACGGCGATGATCCAGGCCATGGATCTCGCCGGCAACCCGTCCTCGGTGCACGGCTTCGGCCGCACGGTCCGCCGCGCGGTGGAGGAGGCGCGCGCCCAGGTCGCCGCCCTGGCCGGGGTGCGGCCCGCCCAGGTCTTCTTCACCGGAAGCGGGACGGAAGCCAACAATCTGGCGCTGCGCGGCTTTCCCGGCCGGACGGTGGTCACCTCAGCGATCGAGCATGACTCGGTGCTGGAGGCGGTGCCCGGCGCCGCCCGCGTCCCGGTGGACCGCGACGGCGTCGCCGATATGGCCGCGCTCGACCGCCGGCTCGCCGACGCAGACGGTCCCGTGCTCGTTTCCCTGATGCTCGCCAACAACGAGACCGGCGTGATCCAGCCGGTGGCCGAGGCGGCGCGGCTCGCCCACGCGCGCGGCGCGCTGGTCCATTGCGACGCGGTGCAGGCCGCCGGGCGGCTGCCCCTCGACCTTGCGACGCTCGGCGCCGACCTGCTGACCCTGTCGGCTCACAAGATCGGCGGCCCCGCCGGCGTGGGCGCCCTGATCCTCGCCGACGGGCTGGAGCCGGAGGCGCTGATCCGCGGCGGCGGGCAGGAGAAGCGCCGCCGCGCCGGGACCGAGAATGTCGTCGGCATCGCCGGCTTCGGCGCCGCCGCCCGCCTCGCGCGGGAGGAGTTGCCCGACAGCGCCCGCCTGACCGCCCTGCGCGACGCGCTGGAGGCGTCGGCGCTCGCCGCCGTTCCGGCCGCGCGGGTGATGGGGGCCGGCGCGGCGCGGGTCGGCAACACCAGCAACCTGCTGCTGCCCGGCGTGGCGGGGGAGACGCAGGTGATGGCGCTGGACCTCGCCGGGGTGGCAGTCAGCGCCGGTTCGGCCTGCTCCAGCGGCAAGGTGAAGCCGTCCCACGTCCTGGCGGCCATGGGCGAGAGCGCCGGGGACGCCGCCTGCGCCATCCGGATCAGCCTGGGCTGGGACAGCGACGGCGCGGCGGTGGAGCGTTTCTCCGCCGCCTACGCCGCGATGGCGGCAAGGCTGGCCCGTGCCCCTGCGGCGTAA
- a CDS encoding Calx-beta domain-containing protein has translation MAIWVSYTQSGYEGGGQSLATNTRLILSRDGNTSSPASVKWRIEGTGLNPADAEDFGGTFPSGTLEFAPFQSATLDIPIRDDDIIEPNEEFTIIFYDPIGDTLADYLTNGAIKMTIANDDALASIKSYNGDSPEGDSGKKFIYFYIELSTSTGKPVSVDWALTGTGANPVDAADFGGTLPSGTVTLVGWETSRMFMVEVSGDTTVEPDETYTITLSNPNGVALGTTTATGTIRNDDTTLSIAALDATKAEGSSGSTAYTFEVTRAGNIEGNSTASYAVTGTGANPADAADFGGTLPSDTVSFAPGETRKVITINVSGDSTREGNETFAVTLTNLRYAPIATATATGTIVNDDIEPTRRLAITSGGTSREVEMQAYSGPVSWLQNMHIGADVSEAMHGTDLADFINTLGGDDAIDGGKGDDVLDGGLGSNFLTGGSGMDTFFVDGRGNGVTWSTVTDLEKGEWVTCWGWKEGTSKLTWAEMAGADGYKGATAHIDLDANGSIDMSMTISSKYSAAVLAMPGQVGDASYLAFTLA, from the coding sequence ATGGCGATTTGGGTCAGTTATACACAAAGTGGCTACGAGGGAGGTGGGCAGTCGCTGGCCACCAATACCCGCCTCATCCTCAGCCGCGACGGAAACACATCCTCCCCTGCCTCCGTAAAATGGAGGATCGAGGGCACTGGCCTCAATCCGGCTGATGCCGAGGATTTTGGCGGAACATTTCCAAGCGGCACACTTGAGTTCGCCCCATTTCAAAGCGCGACTCTCGACATCCCAATTCGTGACGACGACATCATTGAACCGAATGAAGAATTTACCATTATATTTTACGATCCGATTGGCGACACGCTGGCAGATTATTTGACAAATGGCGCCATCAAGATGACGATTGCCAATGATGATGCATTGGCGTCAATAAAATCTTACAATGGAGATTCTCCGGAAGGCGATAGTGGTAAAAAATTTATTTACTTTTACATAGAGCTATCAACCAGCACAGGAAAACCCGTTTCGGTTGACTGGGCGCTAACCGGGACCGGCGCGAACCCGGTGGACGCCGCCGACTTTGGCGGCACGCTGCCGTCCGGCACCGTCACCCTCGTGGGCTGGGAGACGTCGCGGATGTTCATGGTGGAGGTTTCCGGCGACACCACGGTGGAGCCGGACGAAACCTACACGATCACCCTGTCCAACCCGAACGGCGTCGCTCTCGGCACCACCACGGCAACCGGGACCATCCGCAACGACGACACCACGCTCTCCATCGCCGCGCTGGATGCGACGAAGGCGGAAGGCAGCAGCGGCTCGACCGCCTACACCTTCGAGGTCACCCGCGCCGGAAACATCGAGGGCAATTCGACCGCCAGCTATGCGGTGACCGGGACCGGGGCGAATCCGGCGGATGCCGCCGACTTCGGCGGCACGCTGCCATCCGATACGGTCAGTTTCGCACCCGGCGAAACCCGCAAGGTCATCACCATCAACGTTTCCGGCGATTCCACCCGCGAGGGCAACGAGACCTTCGCGGTTACGCTGACGAACCTGCGATACGCGCCCATCGCGACCGCGACCGCCACCGGCACGATCGTCAACGACGACATAGAGCCGACACGCCGCCTCGCCATCACCTCCGGCGGAACAAGCCGCGAAGTCGAGATGCAGGCCTACTCCGGACCGGTGTCCTGGCTTCAGAACATGCACATCGGGGCCGACGTCAGCGAGGCCATGCACGGCACCGATCTCGCCGATTTCATCAACACCCTGGGCGGTGACGACGCGATCGACGGCGGCAAGGGCGACGATGTGCTGGACGGGGGGCTCGGCTCCAACTTCCTGACCGGCGGTTCGGGCATGGACACCTTCTTCGTGGACGGGCGTGGCAACGGCGTCACCTGGTCCACGGTGACGGACCTTGAAAAAGGGGAATGGGTCACCTGCTGGGGCTGGAAGGAGGGGACGTCCAAGCTGACCTGGGCTGAGATGGCCGGTGCGGATGGATACAAGGGGGCTACGGCACACATCGACCTGGATGCCAATGGCAGCATCGATATGAGCATGACCATCTCCTCCAAATACTCGGCCGCGGTCCTCGCCATGCCCGGGCAGGTCGGTGACGCAAGCTATCTTGCCTTCACCCTCGCCTGA
- a CDS encoding anhydro-N-acetylmuramic acid kinase, with protein sequence MQTVVGLMSGTSMDGIDAALVRTDGESRVEPLAFVTIPYEDGFRADLRSCLGGKGPVDAVEQALTDAHADAVRRLLAEAGMEAAAVDLIGFHGHTIFHDPAQRRTWQIGDGARLARATGIAVVDDFRTADVAAGGQGAPLVPLFHRALADALPRPLAVLNIGGVANVTWIGEGADDVIACDTGPGNALVDDWVLSGQGARYDSGGALAAAGVVDGNALAALIAHPYFDLPAPKSLDRDAFDPAPVRGLSVADGAATLTAFTAASVARIVPHLPGAPLRWLVCGGGRHNATLMGMLADRLGVPVDPVEAVGWNGDALEAEAFAYLAVRSRKSLPLSLPATTGVPRPMTGGRFHPV encoded by the coding sequence ATGCAGACGGTCGTCGGGCTGATGAGCGGCACCTCCATGGACGGCATCGACGCGGCCCTGGTCCGCACCGACGGCGAAAGCCGGGTGGAGCCGCTGGCCTTCGTCACCATCCCCTACGAGGACGGCTTCCGCGCCGACCTGCGCTCCTGCCTCGGCGGCAAAGGGCCGGTGGACGCGGTGGAGCAGGCCCTGACCGACGCCCACGCCGACGCGGTGCGCCGCCTGCTGGCGGAGGCCGGGATGGAGGCGGCCGCGGTGGACCTGATCGGCTTCCACGGCCACACGATCTTTCACGACCCGGCGCAGCGCCGCACCTGGCAGATCGGCGACGGCGCGCGGCTGGCGCGGGCGACCGGCATCGCCGTGGTCGACGACTTCCGCACGGCGGACGTGGCGGCGGGCGGGCAGGGCGCCCCGCTGGTGCCGCTGTTCCACCGCGCGCTGGCCGACGCCCTGCCGCGCCCGCTGGCCGTGCTGAACATCGGCGGCGTCGCCAACGTCACCTGGATTGGCGAGGGCGCGGACGACGTGATCGCCTGCGACACCGGGCCGGGCAACGCGCTGGTGGATGACTGGGTGTTGTCCGGCCAGGGTGCCCGCTACGATTCCGGCGGTGCGCTGGCGGCGGCGGGCGTGGTGGACGGGAACGCTCTGGCGGCGCTGATCGCCCATCCCTACTTCGACCTTCCGGCGCCGAAGTCGCTGGACCGCGACGCCTTCGACCCGGCGCCCGTCCGCGGGCTGTCCGTGGCGGACGGAGCGGCGACGCTGACCGCCTTCACCGCCGCGTCGGTCGCGCGCATCGTCCCGCACCTGCCGGGCGCGCCGCTGCGCTGGCTGGTCTGCGGCGGCGGGCGGCACAACGCGACGCTGATGGGGATGCTGGCGGACCGGCTGGGAGTGCCGGTCGATCCGGTGGAGGCGGTGGGCTGGAACGGCGACGCGCTGGAGGCCGAAGCCTTCGCCTATCTGGCGGTGCGCAGCCGCAAGAGCCTGCCGCTCAGCCTGCCGGCCACGACCGGCGTGCCCCGGCCGATGACCGGCGGGCGCTTCCACCCGGTGTGA
- a CDS encoding Rrf2 family transcriptional regulator, translated as MRLSTKGRYAVMAMVDLAATSQGSPVALADIADRQEISLSYLEQLFAKLRKGGLVKSVRGPGGGYLLAHPADATRVSDIILAVDEPIRTTRCANGTPQGCRTNRSRCLTHDLWEELGNQIHMYLSSVTVADVVERRIIGTSSLTIRGPQPADEGAAVAAE; from the coding sequence ATGAGACTCAGCACCAAGGGACGCTATGCCGTCATGGCCATGGTCGATCTTGCTGCCACCAGCCAGGGGAGCCCCGTCGCCCTTGCCGACATCGCCGACCGGCAGGAGATTTCGCTCTCCTATCTGGAGCAGCTGTTCGCCAAGCTGCGCAAGGGCGGTCTGGTCAAGAGCGTGCGCGGTCCCGGCGGCGGTTATCTGCTGGCCCATCCGGCGGACGCAACCCGCGTGTCCGACATCATCCTGGCGGTGGACGAGCCGATCCGCACGACGCGCTGCGCCAACGGCACGCCGCAGGGTTGCCGCACCAACCGCTCGCGCTGCCTGACCCACGACCTGTGGGAGGAGCTGGGCAACCAGATCCACATGTATCTCAGCTCGGTCACGGTGGCGGACGTGGTGGAGCGGCGGATCATCGGCACCAGCAGCCTGACCATCCGCGGCCCGCAGCCGGCGGACGAGGGCGCTGCGGTCGCGGCGGAGTAA
- the tyrS gene encoding tyrosine--tRNA ligase codes for MTTLTSDFLRTLQERGFIHQCTDLAGLDERAAKGPIIAYIGFDCTADSLHVGSLLPIMMLRWLQKTGHKPIVLMGGGTTKIGDPSGKDEARQLLTDEIINANMAGIKRIFGRYLSFGDGPTDAVMVNNADWLDELKYIPLLRDIGRHFTINRMMTFESVKLRLDREQPLTFLEFNYMILQAYDFVELFRREKCMLQMGGSDQWGNIINGVELGRRTDGAELFGLTTPLLTTSSGAKMGKTAAGAVWLTADKLSAYDFWQYWRNTEDADVGRFLRLYTELPLDEVARLESLEGAGINEAKKILAHEVTKLAHGEAAALEAAETARRTFEQGAAAEGLPSIDVPRAELEAGVALVDLLVSAGLAASKGEARRLIKGAGAKLNDAAIPDEAAKATAADLNADGVIKLSAGKKRHALVKAV; via the coding sequence ATGACGACGCTGACATCGGATTTCCTCCGCACGCTGCAGGAACGCGGCTTCATCCACCAGTGCACCGACCTCGCCGGGCTCGACGAGCGCGCGGCGAAGGGGCCGATCATCGCCTACATCGGTTTCGACTGCACGGCGGACAGCCTGCATGTGGGCAGCCTGCTGCCGATCATGATGCTGCGCTGGCTGCAGAAGACCGGCCACAAGCCGATCGTCCTGATGGGCGGCGGCACGACCAAGATCGGCGACCCGTCGGGCAAGGACGAGGCGCGCCAGCTCCTCACCGACGAGATCATCAACGCCAACATGGCGGGCATCAAGCGCATCTTCGGGCGCTACCTGTCCTTTGGCGACGGGCCGACCGACGCGGTGATGGTCAACAACGCCGACTGGCTGGACGAGCTGAAGTACATCCCGCTGCTGCGCGACATCGGGCGGCACTTCACGATCAACCGCATGATGACCTTCGAATCGGTCAAGCTGCGGCTGGATCGCGAGCAGCCGCTGACCTTCCTGGAATTCAACTACATGATTCTCCAGGCCTACGACTTCGTGGAGCTGTTCCGTCGCGAGAAATGCATGCTCCAGATGGGCGGGTCGGACCAGTGGGGCAACATCATCAACGGCGTCGAGCTGGGCCGCCGCACCGACGGGGCGGAGCTGTTCGGCCTGACCACCCCGCTGCTGACCACGTCGTCGGGCGCCAAGATGGGCAAGACCGCCGCGGGCGCGGTGTGGCTGACCGCCGACAAGCTCAGCGCCTATGATTTCTGGCAGTATTGGCGCAACACCGAGGACGCCGACGTCGGCCGCTTCCTGCGCCTCTACACCGAGCTGCCGCTGGACGAGGTGGCGCGGCTGGAGTCCCTGGAGGGCGCTGGCATCAACGAGGCCAAGAAGATCCTCGCCCACGAGGTGACCAAGCTCGCCCATGGCGAGGCGGCCGCCCTGGAGGCCGCCGAGACCGCCCGCCGCACCTTCGAGCAGGGCGCCGCCGCCGAAGGCCTGCCCAGCATCGACGTGCCGCGCGCCGAGCTTGAGGCCGGCGTCGCGCTGGTGGACCTGCTGGTCTCCGCCGGGCTGGCCGCGTCGAAGGGCGAGGCGCGCCGCCTCATCAAGGGCGCCGGCGCCAAGTTGAACGACGCCGCCATCCCCGACGAGGCCGCCAAGGCCACCGCCGCCGACCTGAACGCCGACGGCGTCATCAAGCTAAGCGCCGGCAAGAAGCGTCACGCGCTGGTCAAGGCGGTGTGA
- a CDS encoding molecular chaperone DnaJ, with the protein MTTSDSGPPRFPKGESPKGIAGTIDGDLEPCWLCGRSVAARAMFCHSCGAVQAPRPLDHFSRLGLERRFDIEPEALARQHAGFSRAMDPERFAARGARQQANARAQADALGEAHETLRDPVRRARYLLDLLDAPAAALTAEEDEEVTALADRLNGAPDAAAVDRLAQDIGQRVESCIKYLAIAFRNGQTDNAARILARLERLEALAAESRTRRSGLAPKTL; encoded by the coding sequence ATGACGACATCCGATTCCGGCCCGCCGCGCTTTCCCAAGGGAGAGTCTCCCAAGGGCATCGCCGGGACCATCGACGGCGATCTGGAGCCGTGCTGGCTGTGCGGCCGTTCGGTCGCGGCGCGCGCGATGTTCTGCCATTCCTGCGGGGCGGTGCAGGCGCCGCGCCCGCTCGACCATTTCTCCCGGCTGGGTCTGGAGCGCCGCTTCGACATCGAGCCGGAGGCTTTGGCCCGCCAGCACGCCGGCTTCTCCCGCGCCATGGACCCGGAGCGCTTCGCGGCGCGCGGCGCGCGGCAGCAGGCCAACGCCCGCGCCCAGGCCGACGCGCTGGGCGAAGCCCATGAGACGCTGCGCGACCCGGTGCGCCGCGCCCGCTATCTGTTGGACCTGCTGGACGCTCCCGCCGCCGCGTTGACCGCGGAGGAGGACGAGGAGGTGACGGCGCTGGCGGACCGGCTGAATGGCGCCCCGGACGCCGCCGCGGTGGACCGGCTGGCCCAGGACATCGGGCAGCGCGTGGAAAGTTGCATCAAGTATCTTGCCATTGCCTTCCGCAACGGGCAGACCGACAACGCCGCGCGCATCCTTGCGCGGCTGGAGCGGTTGGAGGCGCTGGCGGCCGAATCCCGGACGCGGCGCTCCGGCCTTGCTCCGAAGACACTCTAA